The sequence ACCCCTGCAACTCCCGGCACACCTGCAACGCCTGAAAACTGTTCGGCCCGCCCACCTCGGGCGTGCCGGTGCCGGGGGCAAAAGTCGGGTCGACGAAATCGATGTCATAGCTGACATAGGTCTCCCCATCGCCCGCGATCTCGCGCGCCTCGGCCATGACATCCTCGACGCCCCGGGCATGAAATTCCTCGATCTCGATGATCCGAATCCCCTCGGCCCTGGCGAAATCGCGGTCCTCGCTGTCATACATCGTGCCACGAATCCCGATCTGCACCACGCGCTTGGGGTCCAGAAGCCCCTCCTCCACCGCACGGCGGAAGGGGGTGCCATGAGTATACATGGTGCCATTGAAATAGCTGTGAAACAGGTCCGTGTGGCTGTCGAAATGCACCATGCCAAGCGGCGCATCCTTGGCCAGCGCCCGAAGAACGGGAAGCGAGGTCAGATGATCGCCCCCGGCGGTCAGCGGCCGGATGCCCGCCGCTTTGACCTTGTCGTAAAAGGCCGTGATCCGCTCCATGCTGTCCATGATATCCGCCGGGTTCGGCCCCACATCCCCCAGATCGGCACAGTTCACAGCCTCGAACGGGCGCATCCCGCTGGTGGCATGCTGCGCGCGGATCATGGTCGAGGCATCGCGCAACTGCCGCGGCCCGTGGCGCGGGCCGGGCCGGTTCGTCGTGCCGCTGTCCCACGGCACGCCGATCAACCCGATGTCGACCTCGCCCAGACGTTCATGCTCCAGCGGAACATGCGGCAAGCGCATGAAGGTCGGCACCCCCGCAAACCGCGGCAGTTCAAAGCCGCTTACCGGTTGAAAGAAATCATCGCTCATCCCAGTCCTCCCAATCGTTTGTGCGCCGTCACTGGCCCATCCCCCTGCGCCGCGATCCGCGCGATGGCCTCCTCCAATGGCTCATAGGCCACGGCCATGTGATAAACATTGGCATGCAACAGGGTCCTGCCATCCACGACCCAAGCCACATGCCCTTTCCAGAACAGCAGATCCCCCCGCTCCGGTGGCGTACCTGTCGGCAGGGTCCGGCCAAGGCCCGCCTCCTGCGGGCCGCTGTCACTCGGGCAGGCCTGTCCACAGGCCAAAAGCGCCGCATGCACCAACCCCGAACAATCCACGCCCCAAATACTGTTGCCGCCCCAAAGATAGGGCACGCCAAGGTAAACTTCGGCCACAGTCACCGGGTCGTTGGCAGGTTCATCACTTAGATGCGCCGTCGGAATCCAACCCAGTTCGGTTTGCGAAAACCGGCCTTCCTGCCCGCTGACCGCCACTTTCGACAAATGCGCCAGGGCCGCCCGCTCGGGCGATTTGAAATCTGGCTCGGCATAGGCATGTGTCTGCCGCGCGCGCACCCGATGGGTTGGGTCTGGCCGCGCATACTCTGGCATAACCGCCGCCTCAAGCAGCCACCCCGCATGCCCCGTATCGGGCGAGTGCCCACGGGCAAACCCGTCCCGCCGCTCTGTGATCACGAATTGCTCCCCATAGCGCAACTGGCGGTCACGGCTCTGGCCCACCTCTTGGAAAAGGTCCGTGACAGGATGCGCGACAAAGGTTGGCTCGGGCGACGTCATGCTTTCAAGACATCCGGCAAGCTCTGCAAGATCGCCCGCGCCCCCATGCCGACACCGCCCTTGGGACGCGCCGGTTTTGCCTCGGGGTTCCAGCCGTAGACGTCGAAATGCGCATATCGCACCTCCCCCGCAAACCGCCGCAGGAAAAGCGCCGCGGTGATCGCCCCGGCAAAGCCGCCCTTGGGCGCATTATCCAGATCGGCAATCCCCGGTTCGATCATCGCCTCGTAGGGCAGGTGCAGCGGCAAGCGCCAGACCGGATCGGCGACCTGTGCGGCGGCCTGTTCCACGGCTCCGACAAAAGCCGCATCGTCACAGAAATAGGGCGCCAGATCGGGGCCCACAGCCACCCTCGCCGCACCGGTCAGCGTGGCCATCGACAGCATGAAATCCGGCTCCGCTTCGGCCGCATAGGCCAAGGCATCGGCCAGAACCAGGCGCCCCTCGGCATCGGTGTTGTTGATTTCCACGGTCAGTCCGTTGCGCGCGGTCAGGATATCACCGGGCCGGAAGGCATTGCCGCTCACCGCGTTTTCCACCGCCGGGATCAGCACCCGCAAGCGCAGCGGCAGGCCCAGCTCCATGATCATCTGCGCCAGCCCCAGAACCGTGGCCGCGCCCCCCATGTCCTTTTTCATCAGGGCCATAGACCCGCCGGGCTTGAGGTTCAAACCGCCGGTGTCGAAACACACCCCCTTACCGACAAGGGTTAGCAACGGCCCGGCCACACCCCATTGCATGTCGATCAATCGCGGCGCGGCGCCGGGCGCGGCAGCCCGCCCCACGGTATGGATCAGGGGAAAGTTCCGCTCCAACAACTCGTCGCCCCGGATCACCTCGATCTCGGCCTCGTGCTGTGCGGCCATGGCCACGCAGGCCGCTTCCAATTCCGAAGGGCCCATATCGCTCGTGGGGGTATTGATCAGATCGCGGGTCAGGCACTCCCCCGCTGCAATCGCCTCCAGACGCGCAGCCTCGACACCCTCGGGGGCGACAAGCTTGGCCCCCGGCGCGGTCTGCGTGCGATAGCGGTCAAAGACATAGCCCGCCAAAAGCCAGCCCAGCGCCTCTTCCTCGGCGCGGCCCTCGGGAAGCCCTTCAAAGCGATACACCCCCTCCGGCAGGCTCAGCGCCACCGCCGCCAGATGAAACCGCCCGCGCGCCCGTGCCTCGGGCGTGCCATAGCCTGCGATCGCCATGGCAAGGCTTCCATCCTCGCCCGGCACCATCAGAACCTTGCCAAGCGCGGCAGAGAACCCCGCGGCCTTGACCCATGCGGCAACGCGCTCGGGCTGTGTTGCCATCCAATCGTCCAGCGCGTCTTGGCCCACCACATGCAGCGGAATGGCTCCCTTGGTGTCGGTGGCAAAGTTTAGTCCCATGGCGCGCGCTCCTGTCATTCGGAATGTCGCGCACAGCCTAGCCCAGTCATGCCTGCCTGCAAGTCATCAAATACTCAGGTCTTGCAACTCCCAGATCTCGCTAAGCGATCGCTCCCCGATCCGCAACAGTCGCGCCAGCACAGCACCCAGCGCCACGGCGTCACCGGCATCAATGCAATCGGTCACGTCACGCGCCACCCGCGCCAGCATCCACATCCCGATCTGTTCGGCGATGGCAATCAGGCTGCGGGCCGATTTGCGCATATCCCCGGTGCGCCGCTCGCGGTAGCACCGCTCAGTATGCGACAGCCGCGCCGCCAGTTCCTCCAAGGCGCGGCACACCACGTTTTCCGCGCCCCGTTCCCCCAGTTGGTCATACAAGTCTTTCAACCGGTCAGGATCAAAGCGCACAACTTCATTCTGCGTCAACATCGTTATCTGTTCCACATTCTCACCCCATTCGTGATGCCCCCACGGACAACCCCAGACTGGCCCAAAAATGGTTCCCAAATCCTTTCCCGAAGCCTCCGGGCACCCGATTTTGTCTCTCGAATTCTGTACAAATACGCTTTATCGATGGTCCGGTATCGAACGAAGAGAGTGATAATGGAAAACGCACGCCCATTGCCCAGCTACCTTGTACAGCGCTTCCATGGGTGGAAGGCCACGGCCTATGCCGAGAACAAGGCGTGGTACCGCCGCTTGGCAGACGAAGGCCAGCGCCCGCGTGCAATGATGATCTCCTGCTGCGACAGCCGCGTGCACGTCACCTCGATCTTCGGTGCCGATCAAGGTGAGTTCTTCATTCACCGCAATATTGCCAACCTCGTGCCGCCGCATGAACCCGATGGCAATCAGCACGGGACATCGGCGGCGGTGGAGTATGCCGTGACGGCCCTCAAGGTCGCTCATATCATCGTCATGGGGCACTCGAAATGCGGTGGCGTGCAGGGCTGTCTCGACATGTGCTCGGGCAGGGCCCCGCAACTCGAAGAGAAAAGCAGCTTCGTTGGCCGCTGGATGGACATCCTGCGCCCCGGCTATGACCGGGTCAAGGACATCACCGACGAGGACGCCCAAAGCCGCGCACTCGAAAAAGAGGCGGTCATGGTCTCACTGGAAAACCTGATGACCTTCCCCTTCGTCGCCGAAGCCGTCAAAACCGGAGACCTCAGCCTGCACGGCGTCTGGCACGACATCGGCGAAGGCAGCGTGGAACAATACATCCCCGGCAAAGGCGCGTTCGTTCCGGTCTGAGCGGCACCGCCCCGTTTTCTTGCGATAGCGGGGCGGAACATGCCCCTTACCGCAAAACCTTTCCCTCGGGCCATTGCAGGTCATAGTCCAACCCGATCTCGCGGGTCTCCCCTGCGCCTATATCAAAGGACCACGCCAGCACCCCGCGTTTGCCGTCCACGTCCACTTCGCTCGCTTGCGGCGTAGCCTCCCATTCCACCTCCAGCTCTTCCTGTTCGGAATAGGGGACCCGGTCCAGAACCCGCAGCGGCCACGCCTGCCCGGTCAGGTTTTCCACCTCGATCTTCACCGTTTCGGTCAAATCGCTTGAGCGGGTAATGACGCCGCGCTGCCCTTCCTCACGGCCCAGAACCGTCCGCGTCAGGCGCAACCCGTCGATGGGACCGAACGACAAATCTGCCTCGCCGCCTGCCGGGATCATCTCAAGGAACTGTTTGCCGATGAAACGCCCATCCAGATAGAATATCGCCTCGCCCGTGGGCAGGATCAATTCATCCATGTCATTCTCGACCCGCGCCATCAGGAAGGCGCTCGGATCATGCAACGGCACGGCCCGCGCCTCGACCTGCGCCTGCGTTTCAAGCGTACCCAGCGCCAGCCGCACACGGTCCGCACCCGTGGCCACGGAGACATTACCGGGGTAATCGTAGGTCACCGCCAGACCATCGAAAGTCGCCTGCGCGGCCTCCACCGGCATCGGCTCGGCCTGTGGTGCCGCCATCCCGACCATCGCGTCGGCCTCGCTCCGCATCAACGGTTTGGGCCGGATTTTCTCGGGGTCGAAGACCCGCCGCAACCACGGGAACACCTCGCTCGGGGCCACCTGCTCAGACGGGCGCACCGTGGAGAGCGTCATCGCCACATCACTCCAGTTCTCGCCCGTGCTCTGCCGCACGAAGGCGCCGCGTTCGATCCGCAAATCGCCCGACTCGCGTGCCAGATGCAGGTCATAGACCGGCGTCCAGCCAGCCTCGCGGATGGTGTAGCTGACCCGCACCGTGCCTTCCGTGGCCTCCTCACTGGAAACGGCCACGGCCAGCATCGCGCGCGCCTCTTTCTCGGGCACCAAGGCGCGCAGGGCCGCGCGCGCGGCCTCCAACTCCTTGCGCAGGTCCTTGAGGGCACGGTCCGCCTCCCCGGCCCGGCGCTCGGCCTCATGGGCCGCGCGCATCGCCGACAGGCTTTCGTCGCCGATCATCCCCACCAGATCGCGCAGATCGGTTGTATTCATGCCGGCCACGGCCTCGCCCTGGCCCAACCGCTCCAGGAACGCCACCCGCGCCTTGGCCGCCTGCACCTCCAACTGGATCGCCCGCACATCGGCCTCGCCATCGCGCAACGCGGCCTCCAGCCGCTCCACCTCGGCGCGGGCCGCCTCGCGCGCGGCGCTCATATCCGGGTCACGCGGCGGCACGAAATCATCGCGCGCCGTGACACTCCCCATCACTGCACCGTCGACACTGACGCGCACAGCCGCCAAGGGCGTGCCTTTGGGCAAATCCGTCAGGATCAAGTCATGCCGCCCGGCGGGCGTGCTGAACTCCACCTCACGCACCACGGTAGCCCCTTGCGGGTACAGCGTGACCGCACTCACCTCGCTTTGAAGGGGGATGTCCTCGGCCCATGCCGCCACCGGCAATGCCATGAAAACAAGGGGATAGGTAAAACGCATGCCGGGCCTCCTGACAGTAAACTCACCGTTCTACTTGGGCAGAGCCCCCACCGCTTGGCAAGCCGCATGTCGCGGAACACGGCAATTCCCCGCCGACGCGGAACGCAAAACGGCGGGCGCAGTTCCCCGCGCCCGCCGTTCAAAAGACTCTTCAAAAAAGCGCTCAGCCTTTCTGCAACACCCGCTTGCCCAGCGTCTCGGCAATCTGCACCGCGTTCAGGGCCGCGCCCTTGCGCAGGTTGTCCGACACGCACCACAGGTTGATACCATTGTCGATGGTGCTGTCCTGCCGGATACGGCTGATGAAGGTGGCAAAATCGCCGACGCATTCCACCGGCGTGACGTATCCACCGTCCTCGCGCTTGTCGATCACCATGATGCCGGGCGCCTCACGCAGGATGTGGCGCGCCTCTTCCTCGTCCAGATGATCCTCGAACTCGATATTGACGGCTTCCGAGTGCCCCACGAACACCGGCACACGCACGCAGGTTGCGGTGACCTTGATCGCCGGGTCGATGATCTTCTTGGTCTCGGCGACCATCTTCCACTCTTCCTTGGTCGACCCGTCCTCAAGGAAAACATCGATATGCGGAATCACGTTGAAGGCGATCTGCTTGGGGTACACCTTGGCCTCATACTCATCGGTCGGATTGTACACCGCCTTGGTCTGGTCCCACAGCTCGTCAATCGCCTCTTTCCCCGAGCCCGAGACCGACTGGTATGTGCTCACTACGACCCGCTTGATCGTCGCGCGATCGTGCAGCGGCTTGAGGGCCACGACCATTTGCGCGGTCGAACAGTTGGGGTTGGCAATGATG comes from Roseovarius bejariae and encodes:
- a CDS encoding NlpC/P60 family protein, which produces MTSPEPTFVAHPVTDLFQEVGQSRDRQLRYGEQFVITERRDGFARGHSPDTGHAGWLLEAAVMPEYARPDPTHRVRARQTHAYAEPDFKSPERAALAHLSKVAVSGQEGRFSQTELGWIPTAHLSDEPANDPVTVAEVYLGVPYLWGGNSIWGVDCSGLVHAALLACGQACPSDSGPQEAGLGRTLPTGTPPERGDLLFWKGHVAWVVDGRTLLHANVYHMAVAYEPLEEAIARIAAQGDGPVTAHKRLGGLG
- a CDS encoding DUF4139 domain-containing protein, which gives rise to MRFTYPLVFMALPVAAWAEDIPLQSEVSAVTLYPQGATVVREVEFSTPAGRHDLILTDLPKGTPLAAVRVSVDGAVMGSVTARDDFVPPRDPDMSAAREAARAEVERLEAALRDGEADVRAIQLEVQAAKARVAFLERLGQGEAVAGMNTTDLRDLVGMIGDESLSAMRAAHEAERRAGEADRALKDLRKELEAARAALRALVPEKEARAMLAVAVSSEEATEGTVRVSYTIREAGWTPVYDLHLARESGDLRIERGAFVRQSTGENWSDVAMTLSTVRPSEQVAPSEVFPWLRRVFDPEKIRPKPLMRSEADAMVGMAAPQAEPMPVEAAQATFDGLAVTYDYPGNVSVATGADRVRLALGTLETQAQVEARAVPLHDPSAFLMARVENDMDELILPTGEAIFYLDGRFIGKQFLEMIPAGGEADLSFGPIDGLRLTRTVLGREEGQRGVITRSSDLTETVKIEVENLTGQAWPLRVLDRVPYSEQEELEVEWEATPQASEVDVDGKRGVLAWSFDIGAGETREIGLDYDLQWPEGKVLR
- a CDS encoding aspartate-semialdehyde dehydrogenase, whose amino-acid sequence is MGYKVVVVGATGNVGREMLNILAERQFPVDEIAVLASRRSLGTEVSFGDTTLKTEDLDTFDFTGWDMALFAIGSDATKKYAPKAASQGCVVIDNSSLYRYDPDVPLVVPECNPEAVDGYAKKNIIANPNCSTAQMVVALKPLHDRATIKRVVVSTYQSVSGSGKEAIDELWDQTKAVYNPTDEYEAKVYPKQIAFNVIPHIDVFLEDGSTKEEWKMVAETKKIIDPAIKVTATCVRVPVFVGHSEAVNIEFEDHLDEEEARHILREAPGIMVIDKREDGGYVTPVECVGDFATFISRIRQDSTIDNGINLWCVSDNLRKGAALNAVQIAETLGKRVLQKG
- a CDS encoding carbonic anhydrase; this encodes MENARPLPSYLVQRFHGWKATAYAENKAWYRRLADEGQRPRAMMISCCDSRVHVTSIFGADQGEFFIHRNIANLVPPHEPDGNQHGTSAAVEYAVTALKVAHIIVMGHSKCGGVQGCLDMCSGRAPQLEEKSSFVGRWMDILRPGYDRVKDITDEDAQSRALEKEAVMVSLENLMTFPFVAEAVKTGDLSLHGVWHDIGEGSVEQYIPGKGAFVPV
- a CDS encoding leucyl aminopeptidase family protein, whose amino-acid sequence is MGLNFATDTKGAIPLHVVGQDALDDWMATQPERVAAWVKAAGFSAALGKVLMVPGEDGSLAMAIAGYGTPEARARGRFHLAAVALSLPEGVYRFEGLPEGRAEEEALGWLLAGYVFDRYRTQTAPGAKLVAPEGVEAARLEAIAAGECLTRDLINTPTSDMGPSELEAACVAMAAQHEAEIEVIRGDELLERNFPLIHTVGRAAAPGAAPRLIDMQWGVAGPLLTLVGKGVCFDTGGLNLKPGGSMALMKKDMGGAATVLGLAQMIMELGLPLRLRVLIPAVENAVSGNAFRPGDILTARNGLTVEINNTDAEGRLVLADALAYAAEAEPDFMLSMATLTGAARVAVGPDLAPYFCDDAAFVGAVEQAAAQVADPVWRLPLHLPYEAMIEPGIADLDNAPKGGFAGAITAALFLRRFAGEVRYAHFDVYGWNPEAKPARPKGGVGMGARAILQSLPDVLKA
- the speB gene encoding agmatinase — encoded protein: MSDDFFQPVSGFELPRFAGVPTFMRLPHVPLEHERLGEVDIGLIGVPWDSGTTNRPGPRHGPRQLRDASTMIRAQHATSGMRPFEAVNCADLGDVGPNPADIMDSMERITAFYDKVKAAGIRPLTAGGDHLTSLPVLRALAKDAPLGMVHFDSHTDLFHSYFNGTMYTHGTPFRRAVEEGLLDPKRVVQIGIRGTMYDSEDRDFARAEGIRIIEIEEFHARGVEDVMAEAREIAGDGETYVSYDIDFVDPTFAPGTGTPEVGGPNSFQALQVCRELQGLNIVGADMVEVSPPFDQSGGTAFLGVSIMFEILCVMAGQAG